One part of the Roseomonas gilardii genome encodes these proteins:
- a CDS encoding histone deacetylase family protein, with amino-acid sequence MKVFWDDRQLAHAPRFFLQRGRLRPHFEVPARAEALLAACRRMGLEIAAPAEADAAALGTVHAPDYLDFLRTALTEWEAMPGHGEEVVPNMHPSPEMLAQGARRSATIIGKTGWYTADTSCPIGPGTWEASALAAAGALAAAEVVAGGGSAYALARPPGHHAYAARAGGHCYLNNAALAAERLRARGAGKVAVLDIDSHHGNGTQGIFWERDDVLFVSVHGDPDRYYPWYVGHADERGGGMGAGFNLNLPLALGSGDPEWLEAIGTGLGAIRDFGAEALVVSLGFDASKDEPLNALSVTEDGFARAGEAIGGLLLPTAIVQEGGYAVEVIGGLLERFLTGFGR; translated from the coding sequence ATGAAGGTCTTCTGGGACGACCGGCAACTGGCGCATGCGCCGCGCTTCTTCCTGCAGCGGGGGCGGTTGCGGCCGCATTTCGAGGTTCCGGCCCGGGCGGAGGCGCTGCTCGCGGCCTGCCGGCGCATGGGGCTGGAGATCGCCGCCCCGGCGGAGGCGGACGCCGCGGCCCTCGGCACGGTCCATGCCCCGGACTACCTGGACTTCCTGCGGACCGCCCTGACGGAATGGGAGGCCATGCCGGGCCATGGGGAGGAGGTGGTGCCCAACATGCACCCCTCGCCCGAGATGCTGGCCCAGGGCGCGCGGCGTTCCGCCACGATCATCGGCAAGACCGGCTGGTACACCGCCGACACCTCCTGCCCGATCGGGCCGGGAACCTGGGAGGCTTCCGCGCTGGCGGCGGCCGGTGCCCTGGCCGCGGCCGAGGTGGTGGCGGGCGGCGGTTCCGCCTATGCGCTGGCGCGGCCGCCCGGGCACCACGCCTATGCCGCCCGGGCCGGCGGGCACTGCTACCTGAACAACGCGGCCCTGGCGGCGGAGCGGCTGCGTGCCCGGGGCGCGGGCAAGGTCGCCGTGCTCGACATCGACAGCCACCACGGCAACGGCACCCAGGGCATCTTCTGGGAGCGCGACGACGTGCTCTTCGTGTCGGTCCATGGCGATCCGGACCGCTACTACCCCTGGTATGTCGGCCATGCCGACGAGCGTGGCGGGGGGATGGGCGCCGGGTTCAACCTGAACCTGCCGCTGGCCCTGGGCAGCGGCGATCCGGAATGGCTGGAGGCGATCGGCACCGGCCTGGGCGCCATCCGGGACTTCGGCGCGGAGGCGCTGGTGGTCAGCCTGGGCTTCGATGCCTCGAAGGACGAGCCGCTGAACGCCCTCTCGGTCACCGAGGACGGTTTCGCCCGGGCCGGCGAGGCCATCGGCGGCCTGCTCCTGCCCACCGCCATCGTGCAGGAAGGCGGCTATGCCGTGGAGGTGATCGGCGGGCTGCTGGAACGCTTCCTGACCGGCTTCGGGCGCTGA
- a CDS encoding PAS domain S-box protein, producing MERLERWERDTGSALASDFSDPGLPFLVVAGYSPAPMVLTDPARADNPIVFANAAFLQMTGYAGWEVLGRNCRFLQGPATDRATVAALRDALEGARDITVELLNYRRDGTPFRNEVRIGPLRDAQGQVRYFLATLHDVTVARDVMRVERALRVSEAGARLAVEASGLGTWDLDVASGVLHWNVACCVMFGLPPDDARSLTYEDSFLAALHPRMRARVRKEMEDSFSPAGSGRLTTEFRIVGLLDRRERWLSLTGQSFFEEGRCVRFVGVVSDTTARKREEEALLRSREKLEARVEQSSRDLHRIWQYSQDIMVVIRQGDLTAEAVNPAWERVLGWPAEPPSGTGILGFVHPQDLALTRVQLARLADGQGVEHFENRIRHRDGSYRRISWNVVPDGEFLHAVGRDVTVERRQDDILRRTEAQLRQSQKMEAIGQLTGGVAHDFNNLLQVVLGNLDILQRSLPAEAGRLRRSAENAASGARRAAVLTQRLLAFSRRQPLAPRALQVNGLVEGMSDLLARTLGETISIRTALAPDLWRVEADPGQLENALLNLAVNARDAMPGGGRLAIETENLTLTEAITLRGEEMGPGQYVVVSVTDTGTGMDQEVIGRVFEPFFTTKPVGQGTGLGLSMTYGFVRQSGGHVRIYSEPGLGTTVRIYLPRLVSAEEEAPPEAEPAPAARARQESILVVEDDADVRSYSVEVLSELGYQVIEAEDGPGTLRLLEDSPSLVPDLLFSDVVLPNGMNGAELAARARLLRPGMKVLFTSGYARDALTHHGRLDAGVEVIGKPFTFAELAARVRGVLDGPPGR from the coding sequence ATGGAAAGGCTGGAGCGCTGGGAGCGCGACACCGGATCCGCCCTGGCCAGCGATTTTTCCGACCCTGGCCTGCCTTTCCTCGTCGTCGCCGGCTACAGCCCGGCGCCCATGGTGCTGACCGATCCGGCGCGCGCGGACAACCCGATCGTCTTCGCCAATGCCGCCTTCCTTCAGATGACGGGCTATGCCGGCTGGGAAGTGCTGGGCCGGAACTGCCGCTTCCTCCAGGGCCCCGCCACGGACCGCGCCACGGTGGCCGCCCTCCGGGACGCTCTGGAGGGCGCGCGCGACATCACCGTCGAGCTGCTGAACTACCGGCGGGACGGGACGCCCTTCCGCAACGAGGTCCGCATCGGCCCGCTGCGGGACGCGCAGGGCCAGGTCCGCTATTTCCTGGCCACGCTACACGACGTGACCGTGGCCCGCGACGTCATGCGGGTCGAGCGGGCGTTGCGCGTCAGCGAGGCGGGCGCGCGCCTCGCGGTGGAGGCGAGCGGCCTCGGCACCTGGGACCTCGACGTCGCCAGTGGCGTGCTGCACTGGAATGTCGCCTGCTGCGTCATGTTCGGCCTACCACCGGATGACGCGCGGTCCCTGACCTATGAGGACAGCTTCCTGGCCGCCCTGCACCCGCGCATGCGCGCGCGGGTCCGCAAGGAGATGGAGGACTCTTTCTCGCCCGCCGGCAGCGGGCGGCTGACTACGGAGTTCCGGATCGTCGGGCTGCTGGACCGCCGGGAGCGCTGGCTGTCGCTGACCGGACAGAGTTTCTTCGAGGAGGGACGCTGCGTCCGCTTCGTCGGCGTGGTGAGCGACACCACGGCGCGGAAGCGCGAGGAGGAGGCGCTGCTCCGCTCCCGCGAGAAGCTGGAGGCCAGGGTCGAGCAGAGCAGCCGGGACCTGCACCGCATCTGGCAGTACTCCCAGGACATCATGGTGGTGATCCGCCAGGGGGACCTGACGGCGGAGGCGGTGAACCCGGCCTGGGAACGCGTCCTGGGCTGGCCCGCCGAACCGCCCTCCGGGACCGGCATCCTGGGCTTCGTGCATCCGCAGGACTTGGCCCTGACCCGCGTCCAGCTCGCGCGCCTAGCGGATGGCCAGGGGGTCGAGCATTTCGAGAACCGCATCCGGCACCGGGACGGCTCCTACCGCCGGATCTCCTGGAACGTCGTGCCGGATGGCGAGTTCCTGCATGCGGTGGGCCGCGACGTGACGGTGGAGCGGCGGCAGGACGATATCCTCCGCCGCACGGAGGCGCAGCTCCGCCAGTCGCAGAAGATGGAGGCGATCGGCCAGCTCACCGGCGGCGTAGCGCATGATTTCAACAACCTGTTGCAGGTGGTGCTGGGCAATCTGGACATCCTGCAGCGCAGCCTGCCGGCCGAGGCGGGCCGGTTGCGGCGCTCGGCCGAGAATGCCGCGAGCGGTGCCCGCCGCGCGGCGGTGCTGACGCAGCGCCTCCTGGCCTTCTCCCGCCGCCAGCCCCTGGCACCGCGCGCCTTGCAGGTGAACGGGCTGGTGGAGGGGATGTCAGACCTGCTGGCCCGTACCCTGGGCGAGACCATCTCCATCCGCACCGCCCTGGCGCCGGATCTGTGGCGGGTCGAGGCTGATCCGGGGCAGTTGGAGAATGCGCTGCTGAACCTCGCGGTGAATGCGCGCGATGCCATGCCCGGCGGCGGCAGGCTGGCGATCGAGACGGAGAACCTGACCCTTACGGAAGCCATCACCCTGCGTGGCGAGGAGATGGGGCCGGGCCAGTATGTGGTGGTCAGCGTGACCGATACCGGCACGGGCATGGACCAGGAGGTGATCGGCCGGGTCTTCGAGCCCTTCTTCACCACCAAGCCGGTGGGGCAGGGGACGGGGCTGGGCCTGTCCATGACCTATGGCTTCGTGCGCCAGTCCGGTGGCCATGTGCGGATCTATTCGGAGCCCGGACTGGGCACCACGGTGCGGATCTACCTGCCGCGCCTGGTTTCCGCCGAGGAGGAGGCACCACCGGAGGCGGAGCCCGCGCCGGCCGCCCGCGCCCGGCAGGAAAGCATCCTGGTGGTGGAGGACGACGCCGATGTCCGCAGCTACTCGGTGGAGGTGCTGTCGGAGCTCGGCTATCAGGTGATCGAGGCGGAGGACGGGCCGGGCACGCTGCGGCTGCTGGAGGATTCGCCCTCGCTGGTGCCGGACCTGCTGTTTTCCGACGTGGTGCTGCCCAACGGCATGAACGGGGCGGAGCTGGCGGCGCGGGCGCGGCTGCTGCGGCCGGGGATGAAGGTGCTCTTCACCAGCGGCTATGCCCGCGACGCCCTGACGCATCACGGCCGGCTGGATGCGGGCGTGGAGGTGATCGGCAAGCCCTTCACCTTCGCCGAGCTGGCGGCGCGGGTGCGTGGGGTGCTGGACGGGCCGCCGGGCCGCTGA